One part of the Aurantibacillus circumpalustris genome encodes these proteins:
- a CDS encoding ABC transporter ATP-binding protein, translating to MIKLEDLKKLFRTDELETLALRIRSLEIMEGEFVAIMGPSGCGKSTLLNILGLLDTPTRGSYKLNDKQMYNRSEKKRADIRKENIGFVFQNFNLIDELTVSENIELPLLYHDLSSVEIKERVTTIMRRMQIAHRKDHFPQQLSGGQQQRVAIARAVVTKPKLILADEPTGNLDSKNGNEVLDLLTELNATGTTIVMVTHSNHDASFADRTIHLLDGEVVMEVRN from the coding sequence ATGATAAAACTGGAAGATCTTAAAAAATTATTTCGTACTGATGAATTAGAAACACTAGCACTAAGAATTCGCTCTCTCGAAATTATGGAAGGTGAATTTGTAGCCATCATGGGCCCTTCCGGCTGTGGAAAATCTACACTTCTCAATATTCTTGGATTATTGGATACACCAACCCGTGGCTCGTATAAGTTAAATGATAAACAAATGTACAACCGCTCCGAAAAAAAACGCGCAGACATTAGAAAAGAAAATATTGGTTTTGTGTTTCAAAATTTTAATTTAATTGACGAACTAACCGTTTCAGAAAACATAGAATTACCTCTTTTATACCACGATCTTTCTTCAGTTGAAATAAAAGAACGTGTAACAACAATCATGCGGCGTATGCAAATTGCTCATCGCAAAGATCATTTCCCACAGCAATTATCCGGCGGACAACAACAACGTGTTGCAATTGCACGTGCCGTCGTTACAAAACCAAAATTAATTCTTGCCGATGAACCTACCGGAAATTTAGATTCCAAAAATGGAAATGAAGTGCTTGATTTATTGACAGAACTAAATGCAACAGGAACCACAATTGTTATGGTAACACATTCTAACCACGACGCTTCATTTGCTGATAGAACCATTCATTTGTTAGACGGTGAAGTTGTAATGGAGGTAAGGAATTAA
- a CDS encoding ABC transporter permease — protein sequence MIKNYLKISLRNLFTSRFYSIMNICGLGIGIACFSLIILFVKDELSFDAFHTKKDRIYRVCEKLDAEEGQGENSCSQPFPVAQAVLNDYPQLVEQAVRFFNFQEASHTLQYQDIKFNEKKTFFADSTLFRVFNFPLLIGNPEKALSEVNSIVLSQELAEKYFGDQDPLGKIIKYDGKVELMVNGVFAKMPAQSHIHFDCLISFSTLKALIGPNIGSKNWVWNPCWTYILLKEGVSPEELEKQFPSFIKKYFPDFIIPQARLYLQKLGDIHLTSKLDYELEPNADKSDIFIFFAIGIFILIIACINFMNLSTVRSTNRAKEVGMRKVFGSYQSQLIQQFLGESLLLSFFALILAFGLVAVLMPLFNSFSGKNLSVILFFNWKNASLLMVVTIIVGLVSGIYPALFLSAFEPINVLKGAFSLGKNSKLFRQSLVVIQFAISLGLIIGTIIIYQQLKYLRSADLGFKKDQVIVLPVRPPMAKAYIPFSEELRSSGKIINIATMNDILGASHNTHEYNYEGMAPNKTWIYFPSLIVSPDFVQTLNIKLVAGRAFDKNIKSDDSLSVIINEAMVKHLGWGEPHNALGKQFFTPSGHERVIGVAKDFNFVSLKETVGPFVLDLADKRNKIYWTKYIIIRILPKDVKNTIKFIEGKWNEFSQEYPFEYFFMDENLGKLYKSQDNLAKLVGYFSVLAIFIACMGLFALASFTAEQRTKEIGIRKVLGAPIYSLINLMSKEFLKLVFISALISWPLTWFIMNNWLNNFAYRINISLWAFIFSALAGITIALGTVLFHALKSAFSNPVKSLKYE from the coding sequence ATGATAAAAAATTACCTAAAAATTTCTTTGCGAAATTTGTTTACAAGCAGGTTTTATTCTATCATGAATATTTGCGGACTCGGAATCGGCATTGCTTGTTTTTCTTTAATAATTTTATTTGTTAAAGATGAATTATCCTTCGATGCGTTTCACACAAAAAAGGATAGAATATACCGTGTGTGCGAAAAACTGGATGCGGAAGAAGGTCAAGGTGAAAACTCGTGCAGCCAGCCCTTTCCGGTTGCACAGGCTGTTCTTAATGACTATCCGCAACTTGTTGAGCAAGCTGTGCGATTTTTTAATTTTCAGGAGGCGAGCCATACCTTACAGTACCAGGATATTAAGTTTAATGAGAAAAAAACTTTTTTTGCAGACTCTACTTTGTTTCGTGTATTCAATTTTCCACTTTTAATTGGAAATCCAGAAAAAGCATTGAGTGAAGTTAACTCAATTGTTTTATCACAAGAACTTGCAGAAAAATATTTTGGCGATCAAGATCCTCTTGGAAAAATTATTAAATATGACGGCAAAGTCGAATTAATGGTGAACGGCGTCTTCGCAAAAATGCCCGCACAATCTCACATACATTTCGATTGCCTTATTTCGTTTTCTACACTAAAAGCACTTATAGGTCCTAACATCGGTTCTAAGAACTGGGTCTGGAATCCTTGTTGGACCTATATTTTACTAAAAGAAGGTGTCTCCCCTGAAGAGCTCGAAAAACAATTTCCTTCATTTATCAAAAAATACTTTCCTGACTTTATTATTCCTCAAGCGAGGTTGTATCTTCAAAAACTAGGTGACATACATCTAACTTCTAAATTAGATTACGAACTCGAACCAAATGCTGACAAATCAGATATTTTCATTTTTTTTGCTATTGGAATTTTTATTCTCATCATTGCCTGCATAAATTTTATGAATCTGTCTACCGTACGTTCTACAAATCGTGCCAAGGAGGTTGGAATGAGGAAAGTATTTGGCTCTTACCAATCTCAATTAATTCAACAATTTTTAGGAGAATCTCTTTTGCTTAGTTTTTTTGCGCTGATCCTTGCGTTTGGATTAGTCGCAGTATTAATGCCGTTATTTAATTCTTTTTCTGGAAAGAACCTGTCGGTTATCCTGTTTTTTAATTGGAAAAACGCATCGCTGTTAATGGTGGTGACGATTATAGTAGGACTTGTTTCTGGAATTTATCCGGCTTTATTTTTATCAGCTTTCGAACCAATAAATGTTTTAAAAGGAGCATTTAGTCTTGGAAAAAATAGCAAATTGTTTCGGCAAAGTTTGGTAGTCATACAGTTTGCCATCTCTTTAGGTTTAATAATCGGTACAATCATAATTTACCAACAACTAAAGTATTTGCGAAGTGCAGATCTTGGTTTCAAAAAAGATCAAGTAATCGTTTTACCTGTTCGACCACCAATGGCAAAAGCGTACATTCCTTTTTCGGAAGAACTACGTTCTAGTGGTAAAATCATAAACATTGCAACAATGAACGACATTCTCGGCGCAAGTCATAACACACATGAATACAATTACGAGGGAATGGCACCAAATAAAACATGGATTTATTTTCCTTCTTTAATTGTGAGCCCTGATTTTGTTCAAACACTCAACATAAAACTAGTCGCCGGCAGAGCCTTTGATAAAAATATAAAAAGTGACGATTCATTATCGGTAATTATTAATGAGGCCATGGTGAAACACCTTGGCTGGGGAGAGCCTCACAATGCTCTGGGTAAACAATTTTTCACTCCGAGTGGTCACGAGCGCGTAATTGGTGTAGCAAAAGATTTTAACTTTGTTTCACTCAAAGAAACCGTAGGTCCATTTGTTTTAGATCTTGCAGATAAACGCAACAAAATTTATTGGACAAAGTATATTATAATTCGTATCCTACCAAAAGATGTAAAAAACACAATAAAATTTATTGAAGGAAAATGGAATGAGTTTTCTCAGGAATATCCATTCGAGTATTTTTTTATGGATGAAAACTTAGGAAAGCTATACAAATCACAAGATAATCTTGCGAAACTCGTTGGTTACTTTTCCGTCTTAGCTATTTTTATTGCATGTATGGGGCTTTTTGCGCTGGCTTCATTCACCGCAGAGCAACGCACAAAAGAAATTGGAATAAGAAAAGTTTTGGGCGCACCAATTTATTCGCTAATTAATCTTATGTCAAAAGAATTTTTGAAACTTGTTTTTATTTCCGCGCTAATTTCTTGGCCCCTAACCTGGTTTATAATGAACAACTGGTTAAATAATTTTGCTTACAGAATAAACATAAGTCTTTGGGCCTTTATATTTTCTGCCCTTGCCGGAATAACGATAGCACTTGGAACTGTTTTATTTCATGCTTTAAAATCAGCTTTCAGCAATCCTGTTAAGTCATTGAAGTATGAATAA